In the genome of Planctomyces sp. SH-PL62, the window TGAGCGGCGGCGTGGATGAGGGTGAAGAGCCGCTCGCGGCCGCACGTCGCGAAGCCAAAGAAGAGTTGGGAATCCAGGCTGAGCGCTGGGACGATCTGGGACGAATCGATCTGGACACGTCGATCGTCCGCTCCCCCGTGTCCTTGTTCATGGCCCGAGAACTGAGTTGGACGGAGACGGAGCAGGAAGGAACCGAGGAGATAGAGCCGGTCAAGGCCTCGTACGCCGAGGCCATCCGAATGATCGAAGACGGTACGATAATGCACGCCCCGACTTGCGTGCTCCTACTGAAGGCGAGAGCATTTGTGGAGTCTACGTCCGCCCACTGATCGTGCTTTCCGCCAGGCGGGAGACGAGGATCCGCCCGGCAGGTCTCGAGACGTGAGGGTCCATCGCTAGGAGGCCCGGACGCTCACCATGCAACAGCCCTGCCCCGGCTCCGGGCGCGGCCATTCCTTCTTCTCGGGAAAGTGGCCCGCCTCGAGGTAGGCCTTGATGTGCTCGGCGTCCTCGGCGGTCACGCCCTTCGCCACGGCGGCCGGTGCTGAGGTGGCCAGCCGCTCGGCCTCCGCGGGGTCCAGTCTCAGGCCGACCGTGGCGGCGTTGCGGAAGCCCGCGACCTCCGTCCACTTCGTCCGGCTCGGGATGCGGACGGTGAGCAGG includes:
- a CDS encoding NUDIX hydrolase, whose protein sequence is MERHNGPWTILDSEEEYKDDFIEVVRDDVRRPDGQLGAYATVTMKPGVAVLVVDEDGTVVLTRQFRYALGRDSVEVVSGGVDEGEEPLAAARREAKEELGIQAERWDDLGRIDLDTSIVRSPVSLFMARELSWTETEQEGTEEIEPVKASYAEAIRMIEDGTIMHAPTCVLLLKARAFVESTSAH